One window from the genome of Nicotiana sylvestris chromosome 9, ASM39365v2, whole genome shotgun sequence encodes:
- the LOC104225483 gene encoding origin of replication complex subunit 1A-like: MAETPKKKAKQSLNTTPIKQHKQLPVSNLSPLNPIVPPTPQTLDPTPRRRSLRLTSIPQTPPLPSPPSSARFCKSLNFTPKSATDSARRKSKLTVSTPISTPRPTESKRKRKSSENKNVAVEKRSSLRGCKKRVYYKKVVYDGGEFAVGDAVYVKRREDASSDNEDPEVEECRICYRPAGRVIMVECDECLGGFHLKCLKPPLKKVPEGDWICVYCEAKKLGKMVEMPAPPKGKKRVRTAKEKLLDSDLWAACIDSIWKEVDGTYWFRAHWYIIPEETAAGRQPHNLRRELYRTNDFADVEMESVIRHCYVKNPKEFEKARNDGDDVFLCEYEYDIHWHSFKRIAEIEDNDVDEEEAEKDEDWNSCEDPDSDVDDAVEYEEENQSNPLTRPSPAHPLAANSRKGRFFGLQKIGAKKIPEHVRSHKLTELEKAKGTLLLATLPKSLPCRTKEMEEITTFIRGAICEDQCLGRCLYIHGVPGTGKTMSVLAVMRNLRCEVDAGSIKPYCFVEINGLKLASPENIYSVIYEALSGHRVGWKKALHFLNERFSDVTECSKEDNRPCILLIDELDLLVTRNQAVLYNILDWPTKPNSKLIVIGIANTMDLPEKLLPRISSRMGIQRLCFGPYNYQQLQEIIVTRLNGIDAFEKPAIEFASRKVAAVSGDARRALEICRRAAELADYHAKKLLSIPNSAAAGKILVRMADVEAAIQEMFQAPHIQVMRSCSKLSKIFLAAMVYEGHKTGMSETTFDKLAITVSCLCTSNSEKFPGWDTLLKVGCKLGECRILLCESGVKHKLQKLQLNFPSDDVSFALKDSKELPWLAKYL, encoded by the exons ATGGCAGAAACCCCAAAGAAGAAAGCCAAACAATCCCTTAACACAACCCCCATTAAGCAACACAAGCAACTGCCTGTTTCTAATTTATCTCCTTTAAACCCTATTGTCCCTCCAACTCCACAAACCCTAGACCCCACCCCTCGCCGCCGCTCCCTCCGCCTTACCTCCATTCCTCAAACCCCACCACTACCTTCGCCTCCATCTTCTGCCCGCTTCTGTAAATCTCTCAACTTCACTCCCAAAAGTGCTACAGATTCAGCAAGAAGAAAATCAAAGCTCACTGTTTCAACCCCCATTTCGACACCGAGACCCACTGAATCGAAGAGGAAAAGGAAATCTTCAGAGAACAAGAATGTGGCTGTTGAAAAAAGAAGCAGTTTAAGGGGTTGTAAGAAGAGGGTGTATTATAAAAAGGTGGTTTATGATGGGGGAGAGTTTGCTGTGGGGGATGCTGTGTATGTGAAGAGAAGAGAAGATGCGAGTTCGGATAATGAGGATCCCGAAGTGGAGGAATGTAGGATTTGTTATAGGCCAGCAGGGAGGGTGATTATGGTTGAATGTGATGAATGCTTAGGAGGGTTTCATTTGAAGTGTTTGAAGCCACCACTGAAAAAGGTTCCTGAAGGGGATTGGATTTGTGTGTATTGTGAGGcaaaaaaattagggaaaatggtGGAAATGCCTGCACCACCCAAGGGAAAGAAACGAGTAAGGACTGCCAAGGAGAAGTTACTTGACAGTGATCTATGGGCGGCTTGTATTGACAG TATATGGAAAGAAGTGGATGGTACCTACTGGTTTCGGGCACATTGGTATATTATTCCCGAGGAAACGGCTGCAGGAAGACAGCCACATAACTTAAGGAGAGAACTCTATCGGACTAATGATTTTGCTGATGTTGAG ATGGAATCTGTCATCAGACATTGCTATGTTAAGAATCCAAAAGAATTTGAGAAGGCGAGAAATGATGGAGATGATGTTTTCCTCTGTGAATATGAGTATGACATTCACTGGCATAGTTTCAAGCGCATTGCTGAGATTGAAGATAATGATGTG GACGAGGAAGAAGCTGAGAAAGACGAGGACTGGAACTCTTGTGAAGATCCAGATTCTGACGTGGATGATGCAGTAGAGTATGAAGAGGAAAACCAAAGTAATCCATTAACCAGACCATCTCCAGCTCATCCGTTGGCTGCG AATTCAAGAAAGGGACgcttttttggactacaaaagaTAGGTGCAAAGAAGATACCAGAACATGTGAGATCTCACAAGCTTACTGAACTTGAGAAAGCAAAAGGAACCCTTTTACTGGCAACTTTGCCCAAGTCTCTACCTTGTAGGACTAA AGAAATGGAAGAGATAACTACTTTCATAAGAGGTGCAATATGTGAGGATCAATGCCTGGGCAGATGCCTTTACATACATGGTGTTCCTGGGACAGGAAAG ACAATGAGTGTACTAGCAGTAATGAGGAATTTAAGGTGTGAAGTTGATGCAGGGAGCATTAAACCTTATTGTTTTGTGGAGATTAATGGCCTAAAATTGGCTTCACCTGAGAATATTTACAGT GTTATTTATGAAGCACTTAGTGGGCATAGGGTCGGTTGGAAAAAGGCTCTTCACTTCTTGAATGAGCGGTTTTCAGATGTGACTGAATGCAGCAAAGAGGACAACCGCCCATGTATTCTACTTATAGATGAACTTGATCTCCTGGTTACCAGAAATCAAGCG GTTTTATATAACATTCTCGATTGGCCTACAAAGCCAAATTCCAAACTGATTGTTATAG GTATTGCAAATACTATGGATCTTCCGGAGAAGTTGCTTCCGCGGATTTCAAGTCGTATGGGCATACAAAGACTTTGCTTTGGTCCATATAACTATCAACAGCTTCAAGAAATTATTGTAACTCGCCTCAATGGAATTGATGCCTTTGAAAAACCGGCAATTGAATTTGCTTCAAGGAAG GTGGCAGCCGTTTCAGGTGATGCACGCCGTGCACTAGAAATATGTAGGCGAGCTGCGGAACTTgcagactatcatgctaagaaaTTGCTATCAATTCCCAATTCTGCTGCAGCAG GTAAAATACTTGTCAGAATGGCAGATGTTGAAGCAGCCATTCAGGAAATGTTCCAGGCTCCTCATATCCAA GTGATGAGAAGCTGCTCCAAACTGAGTAAAATCTTCTTGGCAGCTATGGTTTATGAGGGTCATAAGACAGGGATGAGTGAGACCACCTTTGACAAG TTAGCAATAACTGTTTCCTGTCTCTGTACAAGCAACAGTGAAAAATTTCCAGGGTGGGATACGCTTTTAAAAGTCGG ATGCAAGCTTGGTGAATGCAGAATACTTCTATGTGAATCTGGAGTGAAGCATAAATTGCAAAAGTTACAGCTCAACTTCCCAAG TGATGATGTTTCTTTTGCACTTAAAGACAGCAAGGAGTTGCCATGGTTGGCTAAGTATCTATGA